A window from Triticum aestivum cultivar Chinese Spring chromosome 6D, IWGSC CS RefSeq v2.1, whole genome shotgun sequence encodes these proteins:
- the LOC123141735 gene encoding E3 ubiquitin-protein ligase CIP8: MANNSLSHHLLLPLAGDDDPAASSSALTFPSFWPPFPSLLSDSDSDAAPFFPPRRMDRCVAARQETAAAFLGLDFHDEDYGADWAVAPDEPGLPLCWDCLQLEEHDAHQRWDLALSDADEWEQVAARGHEEAQPPAPRSLEWEVLLAANNLGSLLIDEDVDDVGVGGIETYFLDGADDDDMLFGQMAAEAEHEAPAKGGRAAAKAAVEGLPTVVVAVRGCAQCAVCKDGIEAGEGARRLPCAHLYHDACILPWLAIRNTCPLCRHELPTDDPEYEKWKARRAAGDADADANGDRFGIAAGHPAE; encoded by the coding sequence ATGGCGAATAATTCGCTctcccaccacctcctcctcccgctcgccggcgacgacgaccccgccgcctcctcctccgccctcaCCTTCCCCTCCTTCTGGCCGCCCTTCCCCTCCCTcctctccgactccgactccgacgccGCGCCCTTCTTCCCTCCCCGCCGCATGGACCGCTGCGTCGCCGCCCGGCAGGAGACCGCCGCGGCGTTCCTCGGCCTCGACTTCCACGACGAGGACTACGGCGCCGACTGGGCGGTGGCGCCGGACGAGCCCGGCCTGCCGCTCTGCTGGGACTGCCTGCAGCTGGAGGAGCACGACGCGCACCAGCGCTGGGACCTCGCGCTGAGCGACGCCGACGAGTGGGAGCAGGTCGCCGCCCGGGGCCACGAGGAGGCCCAGCCCCCCGCGCCGCGGAGCCTCGAGTGGGAGGTGCTCCTCGCCGCCAACAACCTGGGGAGCCTCTTGATCGACGAGGACGTCGACGACGTCGGCGTCGGGGGCATCGAGACGTATTTCCTCGACGGCGCCGACGACGACGACATGCTGTTCGGGCAGATGGCCGCGGAGGCGGAGCACGAGGCCCCGGCCAAGGGCGGGCGGGCGGCCGCGAAGGCCGCCGTGGAGGGCCTCCCGACGGTGGTGGTCGCGGTCCGGGGCTGCGCGCAGTGCGCGGTGTGCAAGGACGGCATCGAGGCCGGCGAGGGGGCCCGGAGGCTGCCGTGCGCGCACCTCTACCACGACGCCTGCATCCTGCCGTGGCTCGCCATCCGCAACACCTGCCCGCTGTGCCGCCACGAGCTGCCCACCGACGACCCCGAGTACGAGAAGTGGAAGGCCAGGCGGGCCGCCGGCGATGCCGATGCCGATGCCAACGGCGACAGGTTCGGCATCGCCGCCGGTCATCCTGCTGAATGA